Proteins found in one Deinococcus apachensis DSM 19763 genomic segment:
- a CDS encoding DinB family protein, with product MVAHVPVVEDGWFRLDLLGRSPVWENFGGEPTSADEYWHHEDESLDSLLAYWDAMETDMLRRWPALMEVASSGRRIRVSDDGPETLSADEVIWHVMQHEVRHTAQIVQRLRLLGQQPPRWTWCS from the coding sequence TTGGTCGCACACGTCCCCGTCGTCGAAGACGGCTGGTTTCGCCTGGACCTGCTCGGCCGGTCCCCGGTCTGGGAAAACTTCGGTGGGGAGCCTACCTCGGCGGACGAGTACTGGCACCATGAGGACGAGTCGTTGGACTCACTGCTCGCCTACTGGGACGCGATGGAGACCGACATGCTGCGCCGCTGGCCCGCGCTGATGGAAGTCGCCTCGTCGGGCCGCAGGATCAGGGTCTCGGATGACGGCCCGGAGACCCTCTCGGCGGACGAGGTGATCTGGCACGTCATGCAGCACGAGGTGCGCCACACCGCCCAGATCGTGCAGAGGCTCCGCCTGCTCGGGCAGCAACCCCCTCGCTGGACCTGGTGTTCCTGA